The proteins below come from a single Bacteroidetes bacterium GWF2_43_63 genomic window:
- a CDS encoding DNA-binding response regulator, translating into MKLSVIIIDDEKPARDIIASYAAQRNDLEISGECQNGFEAIKMINEVKPDLIFLDIQMPKVDGFELLEVLEYKPAVIFCTAYDHFAVKAFEKSAVDYLLKPFSEARFNEAVDKLILQKKQSGSVHEKVISETDAMREETGEKILRVVARLGSNLHVIQVSDIRFIESQDDYVLIHCSKGDFLKEKTMNYFEKNLPAEFLRIHRSYIVNIQCIDKVELYEKDTHLVTLKTGEKLRASREGYKKLRALL; encoded by the coding sequence ATGAAACTCAGTGTGATTATTATAGACGATGAAAAGCCTGCACGTGACATCATTGCCTCGTATGCGGCACAGCGTAATGATCTTGAAATTTCTGGCGAATGTCAGAATGGTTTCGAAGCGATAAAAATGATCAATGAAGTAAAACCGGATTTGATTTTTCTAGACATACAAATGCCGAAAGTTGATGGGTTCGAATTGCTAGAAGTTTTGGAATATAAGCCGGCTGTCATTTTCTGCACAGCATACGATCATTTTGCAGTGAAAGCATTTGAAAAAAGTGCGGTTGATTATCTTTTGAAACCGTTTTCTGAAGCGCGTTTCAATGAAGCTGTGGACAAATTGATTCTTCAAAAAAAACAAAGCGGTTCCGTGCATGAAAAAGTTATTTCTGAAACTGACGCGATGCGCGAAGAAACCGGCGAAAAGATTTTGCGCGTAGTTGCGAGACTTGGAAGCAACCTGCATGTTATTCAGGTCAGCGACATCCGCTTCATCGAATCACAGGATGATTATGTGCTGATTCATTGCAGTAAGGGCGATTTTCTGAAGGAAAAAACAATGAATTATTTTGAGAAAAATCTGCCTGCTGAATTTCTTCGGATTCACCGGAGTTATATTGTGAATATTCAATGCATCGACAAAGTTGAGTTGTATGAAAAGGACACGCATCTTGTCACGCTGAAAACAGGCGAGAAACTGCGCGCCAGCCGTGAAGGATATAAGAAATTGCGGGCGCTGCTGTAA